Within the Gloeobacter kilaueensis JS1 genome, the region ACCCGGCGACCACCAGGCGTGCGCATCCGGGCGCGGAAGCCGGAAGTCTTCTGGCGCTTGCGGGTGGTGCCTTCCAGAGTTCTTCTCATGGATTTTCATTCAAACAGC harbors:
- the rpmH gene encoding 50S ribosomal protein L34 — protein: MRRTLEGTTRKRQKTSGFRARMRTPGGRRVLSARRRRGRHRLAI